The following proteins come from a genomic window of Flavobacterium crocinum:
- the purE gene encoding 5-(carboxyamino)imidazole ribonucleotide mutase: protein MSKVAIIMGSISDMPVMQDAIDILKQFNVEVEVDIVSAHRTPEKLFDFSKNAHTRGISVIIAGAGGAAHLPGMVASMSPLPVIGVPVKSSNSIDGWDSVLSILQMPGGVPVATVALNGAKNAGILAAQIIGSHDKKVLDTIISYKEELKAAVNKAAEGLKK, encoded by the coding sequence ATGAGCAAAGTAGCCATTATAATGGGAAGCATCTCAGACATGCCAGTTATGCAGGATGCAATAGACATATTAAAACAATTTAATGTAGAAGTTGAAGTAGATATCGTTTCGGCACACAGAACGCCGGAAAAATTATTCGATTTCAGCAAAAATGCACATACTCGCGGGATTTCGGTAATTATTGCCGGAGCGGGCGGTGCAGCACATTTACCTGGAATGGTGGCTTCAATGTCTCCGCTTCCTGTAATTGGGGTTCCAGTAAAATCAAGCAATTCGATCGATGGTTGGGATTCTGTATTATCAATTCTACAAATGCCAGGTGGCGTTCCTGTTGCAACGGTAGCTTTAAACGGAGCAAAAAATGCCGGAATTTTAGCCGCACAAATCATCGGAAGCCACGATAAAAAAGTTTTAGATACTATTATTTCTTATAAAGAAGAATTAAAAGCTGCGGTTAATAAAGCGGCTGAAGGTTTAAAAAAGTAA
- a CDS encoding AAA family ATPase, which produces MKISKLHIDQFRHLENLDFDFTYPEDFHIEEKRGKPLDKICFIGQSATGKTGLLELIYEYSKNILDIEVVNGNSLFRIKSIIRDKGEVVFLIKNEIFHLRNNEIYFKGRSYKDDNNTGGSVTSLIPRKETNTPSYFKASLISDKNIEIFEKNPIEIFEKYADLPSIKFENFVESNDYTKLFDDNVRPEMWLLLLQEILEYRKKLNQKLSELVNKGLLSNTEKLTIEYKKWQKENPNKLESFANKFNPLLEKLNLEVDLVNTEYSIPILNKKTEETIPIQNTSTGTKGLLLTFLPLFKLDTKNSIILIDEPERSLYPDMQMELIDHYKNLAPEAQFIVATHSPFIAASFEPEERFILYFDNEGKVAVRRGISPIGDDPNDMLFNDFGVNYYNDDVQEKFKEYLSLLDKVKSENNKELKKKYLLEASKLGNQYNFILDEKNKERLQ; this is translated from the coding sequence ATGAAAATTTCAAAATTACATATCGATCAGTTTAGACATTTGGAAAATCTAGATTTTGATTTTACATATCCTGAAGATTTCCATATTGAAGAAAAAAGGGGAAAACCTTTAGATAAAATATGTTTTATTGGACAAAGTGCTACTGGTAAAACAGGATTACTAGAATTGATTTATGAGTATTCTAAAAACATTTTAGATATTGAAGTCGTAAATGGAAATAGTTTATTTAGGATTAAAAGTATTATCAGAGATAAAGGCGAAGTTGTTTTTTTAATAAAAAATGAAATTTTCCATTTAAGGAATAATGAAATCTATTTTAAAGGTCGAAGTTATAAAGATGATAACAATACCGGTGGTAGCGTGACATCTTTAATTCCACGAAAAGAAACGAACACCCCTTCTTATTTTAAAGCGAGTCTAATTTCTGACAAGAATATTGAAATATTTGAAAAAAATCCAATCGAAATATTTGAAAAATACGCTGACCTTCCATCCATAAAGTTTGAAAATTTTGTGGAATCAAATGATTACACAAAATTATTTGATGACAATGTTAGACCAGAAATGTGGCTTTTATTACTCCAAGAGATTCTAGAATATAGAAAAAAATTAAACCAAAAACTATCTGAATTAGTGAACAAAGGTTTACTTTCAAATACTGAAAAATTAACTATAGAATATAAAAAATGGCAGAAAGAAAATCCAAATAAATTAGAATCTTTCGCAAATAAATTCAACCCGCTTTTAGAAAAGCTTAATTTAGAAGTTGATTTAGTCAATACTGAATATTCTATTCCAATCTTAAACAAAAAGACAGAAGAAACAATTCCAATTCAAAATACTAGTACTGGAACAAAAGGTTTATTATTAACTTTTTTGCCTTTATTTAAATTAGATACCAAAAATTCAATAATTTTAATTGACGAACCTGAGAGATCATTATATCCAGATATGCAAATGGAACTAATAGATCACTATAAAAACCTTGCGCCAGAAGCACAATTTATTGTCGCTACACATTCCCCTTTTATTGCAGCTTCATTTGAACCAGAAGAAAGATTTATTTTATATTTCGACAATGAAGGTAAAGTTGCTGTTCGTAGAGGTATTTCTCCTATCGGAGATGACCCAAATGATATGCTTTTTAATGATTTCGGTGTAAACTATTATAATGATGATGTACAAGAAAAGTTTAAAGAATATCTCTCGTTACTAGACAAAGTAAAATCGGAAAATAATAAAGAGTTAAAGAAAAAATATCTTTTAGAAGCTTCTAAATTAGGCAATCAGTACAATTTTATTTTAGATGAAAAAAACAAAGAAAGACTCCAATAA
- a CDS encoding type II toxin-antitoxin system RelE/ParE family toxin, with the protein MNVIWAPQAKQDFWNNIDYLEAEWSEKVAQNFIEKVNTTIALLKNDNVLFLKTNYKNVYKIVITKHISLYYRIENTNLELLRFWNTFQDSKKFKL; encoded by the coding sequence ATGAATGTAATTTGGGCTCCACAAGCTAAACAAGACTTTTGGAACAACATCGATTATTTGGAAGCAGAATGGTCGGAAAAAGTTGCTCAAAATTTCATTGAAAAAGTAAATACCACAATTGCACTTTTAAAAAATGACAATGTTTTATTTCTCAAAACAAATTATAAAAATGTTTATAAAATTGTCATTACCAAACACATTTCACTTTACTACCGTATCGAAAACACTAATTTAGAATTACTCCGTTTTTGGAATACTTTTCAAGATTCGAAGAAATTCAAATTATGA